A region from the Palaemon carinicauda isolate YSFRI2023 chromosome 16, ASM3689809v2, whole genome shotgun sequence genome encodes:
- the LOC137655355 gene encoding golgin subfamily A member 6-like protein 26, with product MDSSAGGCSAVLGLGPCGKPARNYSGANLDCTRWREEERKKEQMRKQQVKELTNELGELMAENTILESGCVEKELNENEERKREQNEKTEQGKELTNEVSELKAENGILESECVERDLQMKEHENLMEILRNENEERRREQNEKTEQGKELTNEVGELKAENGKDIECDMIVIKDLVHLKLID from the exons atggattcctcggcaggtggctgcagcgctgtccttggattgGGGCCTTGTGGAAAGCCGgcgaggaactacagcggtgcgaacttgGATTGCACCAGATGGagagaggaagaaaggaagaaagaacaaATGAGAAAACAACAAGTGAAGGAATTGACAAATGAATTAGGTGAATTGATGGCAGAAAACACTATACTGGAATCTGGATGCGTTGAAAAAGAGCT aaatgaaaatgaagaaaggaagagagaacaAAATGAGAAAACGGAACAAGGGAAGGAATTGACAAATGAAGTaagtgaattgaaggcagaaaacggtatactggaatctgaatgcgttgaaagagaccttcagatgaaggaacatgaaaatttgatggaaattctcagaaatgaaaatgaagaaaggaGGAGAGAACAAAATGAGAAAACGGAACAAGGGAAGGAATTGACAAATGAagtaggtgaattgaaggcagaaaacg gtaaagATATAGAATGTGATATGATTGTTATAAAGGACTTAGTACACCTAAAGCTGATTGATTAA